In Vigna angularis cultivar LongXiaoDou No.4 chromosome 8, ASM1680809v1, whole genome shotgun sequence, one DNA window encodes the following:
- the LOC128193539 gene encoding uncharacterized protein LOC128193539 isoform X2 — protein MSASDSGSGKSRRGRGVTRVADVTSGRVDGQRRHVDIDPRSGHPSGPNADRFRSYLGKLAKSHVSILHACWDDVPEVDKNLLWQDVQQHFDIPNTLQIRKKVLSHIAIRFRDFKTRLTRLYVFGDRQHENPSQHYTFTEEDWMQFRASRESEEWKDKRLAAQERQRLNDTPHLLSRGGYAKLEKKLRKSRADALGLESPDLAPAPARYELWKAARTKSDGNMTSSSAALISQRIDELVEQQTQGTFAGQGRDDILTTAIGRPEHPGRVRGVPGAIGLRDYFGPTQKTPQSMSQETLRQMDLQWEERLNQSMRSMEQRFMEQLQEQKQIQRALEEKLHSMTQGHMGADETPTAPRVSTRGSCSAVEPNEYSGQYELLVDGDPPRIVAVGRVLEGGETIHGVPILPQHVRVTIDEVRDPQAQVPVPTPEINFVGEAIGTFIAWPRALIMSHIATPQFTRPQKQPIHDTVIHEDDDMAEAEDDPISKLVTKLPRLKKASLQLYWDLRVFGLPPHVPVYITFSDALEVIEGDRMLNISIIQLWCM, from the exons atgtcggcctcagactcaggatcggGAAAGAGCAGACGTGGACGAGGCGTCACCCGAGTGGCAGATGTGACATCCGGACGCGTGGATGGTCAGAGGAGGcatgttgacattgaccccagatcaggtcatccatcagggccaaatgctgataggtttaggagttatctgggcaagttagcaaaaagtcatgtctctatccttcatgcatgttgggatgacgtcccagaggtcgacaagaacctcttatggcaagatgtTCAG caacattttgatattccaaacacattGCAAAtcagaaagaaagtgttatcgcatatagcgataagatttagggatttcaagacaaggctgacacgactatatgtctttggagatagacaacatgaaaatccatcTCAGCATTATACCTTCACAGAGGAGGATtggatgcagtttcgtgcatctagagagtctgaagaatggaag gataaaaggttagccgcccaagaaagacaaaggctaaacgacACACCccacttgttatcacgaggtggatatgcaaaactggagaagaaactgagaaagtctagagccgatgccttgggacttgagtcgcctgacctagcacctgcacctgctaggtacgagctgtggaaggctgctcggactaaatctgatgggaacatgacatcttcctcagctgccttgatctcacagagaatt gatgagttggttgagcagcagactcagggcacatttgctggccaaggtagggacgacattctgacaacggccattggaaggcccgagcacccaggacgtgtacgtggagttccaggggcgattggtcttcgtgactattttggccctacacagaaaaccccccaatcaatgagtcaggagacactgaggcagatggatcttcagtgggaggaaagactcaaccaaagcatgagatcaatggagcaacgattcatggagcagctacaagaacaaaaacaaatacaaagagcgcttgaagaaaagctgcattccatgacgcaaggcCACATGGGGGCCGATGAAACTCCCACAGcacctcgtgtcagcactagaggatcatgctctgctgtagaacccaatgagtatagcggtcaatatgagctgttggttgatggggatcccccacgcattgtggctgtcggacgagtgcttgagggaggggagaccattcatggtgttcccatattaccccagcacgtgcgtgtgaccattgacgaggttcgggatccccaggctcaggtgcctgtacccactccagaaattaactttgtgggggaggccataggaacatttattgcctggcctagagcattgatcatgtcccacatcgcgactccacag ttcacacgtcctcagaagcagccaattcatgatacagtcatacatgaagatgatgacatggctgaagcagaGGATGATCCTATATCAAAGTTAGTGACAAAATTACCCAGATTGAAGAAAGCATCATTAcaactatactgggatttgagggtatttggtcttcccccacatgtgccagtttatatcacattttctgatgcattggaggtgattgagggagacaggatgttgaatatttccatcattcagctgTGGTGTATGTAA
- the LOC128193539 gene encoding uncharacterized protein LOC128193539 isoform X1, with the protein MSASDSGSGKSRRGRGVTRVADVTSGRVDGQRRHVDIDPRSGHPSGPNADRFRSYLGKLAKSHVSILHACWDDVPEVDKNLLWQDVQQHFDIPNTLQIRKKVLSHIAIRFRDFKTRLTRLYVFGDRQHENPSQHYTFTEEDWMQFRASRESEEWKDKRLAAQERQRLNDTPHLLSRGGYAKLEKKLRKSRADALGLESPDLAPAPARYELWKAARTKSDGNMTSSSAALISQRIVSSNYKQLFDCVSITACLLSNLVFYVQDELVEQQTQGTFAGQGRDDILTTAIGRPEHPGRVRGVPGAIGLRDYFGPTQKTPQSMSQETLRQMDLQWEERLNQSMRSMEQRFMEQLQEQKQIQRALEEKLHSMTQGHMGADETPTAPRVSTRGSCSAVEPNEYSGQYELLVDGDPPRIVAVGRVLEGGETIHGVPILPQHVRVTIDEVRDPQAQVPVPTPEINFVGEAIGTFIAWPRALIMSHIATPQFTRPQKQPIHDTVIHEDDDMAEAEDDPISKLVTKLPRLKKASLQLYWDLRVFGLPPHVPVYITFSDALEVIEGDRMLNISIIQLWCM; encoded by the exons atgtcggcctcagactcaggatcggGAAAGAGCAGACGTGGACGAGGCGTCACCCGAGTGGCAGATGTGACATCCGGACGCGTGGATGGTCAGAGGAGGcatgttgacattgaccccagatcaggtcatccatcagggccaaatgctgataggtttaggagttatctgggcaagttagcaaaaagtcatgtctctatccttcatgcatgttgggatgacgtcccagaggtcgacaagaacctcttatggcaagatgtTCAG caacattttgatattccaaacacattGCAAAtcagaaagaaagtgttatcgcatatagcgataagatttagggatttcaagacaaggctgacacgactatatgtctttggagatagacaacatgaaaatccatcTCAGCATTATACCTTCACAGAGGAGGATtggatgcagtttcgtgcatctagagagtctgaagaatggaag gataaaaggttagccgcccaagaaagacaaaggctaaacgacACACCccacttgttatcacgaggtggatatgcaaaactggagaagaaactgagaaagtctagagccgatgccttgggacttgagtcgcctgacctagcacctgcacctgctaggtacgagctgtggaaggctgctcggactaaatctgatgggaacatgacatcttcctcagctgccttgatctcacagagaattgtaagttcaaattataagcagttatttgattgtgtatctatcacagcatgtcttctaagtaacttggttttttatgtgcaggatgagttggttgagcagcagactcagggcacatttgctggccaaggtagggacgacattctgacaacggccattggaaggcccgagcacccaggacgtgtacgtggagttccaggggcgattggtcttcgtgactattttggccctacacagaaaaccccccaatcaatgagtcaggagacactgaggcagatggatcttcagtgggaggaaagactcaaccaaagcatgagatcaatggagcaacgattcatggagcagctacaagaacaaaaacaaatacaaagagcgcttgaagaaaagctgcattccatgacgcaaggcCACATGGGGGCCGATGAAACTCCCACAGcacctcgtgtcagcactagaggatcatgctctgctgtagaacccaatgagtatagcggtcaatatgagctgttggttgatggggatcccccacgcattgtggctgtcggacgagtgcttgagggaggggagaccattcatggtgttcccatattaccccagcacgtgcgtgtgaccattgacgaggttcgggatccccaggctcaggtgcctgtacccactccagaaattaactttgtgggggaggccataggaacatttattgcctggcctagagcattgatcatgtcccacatcgcgactccacag ttcacacgtcctcagaagcagccaattcatgatacagtcatacatgaagatgatgacatggctgaagcagaGGATGATCCTATATCAAAGTTAGTGACAAAATTACCCAGATTGAAGAAAGCATCATTAcaactatactgggatttgagggtatttggtcttcccccacatgtgccagtttatatcacattttctgatgcattggaggtgattgagggagacaggatgttgaatatttccatcattcagctgTGGTGTATGTAA